The Oncorhynchus tshawytscha isolate Ot180627B linkage group LG16, Otsh_v2.0, whole genome shotgun sequence nucleotide sequence catacacacactcgTGTCAAAATGACTTGTCAAATGGAGTTGGTTGCAACACACCCAACATGGCTGGCTGTTCCGAGAGATTGTCACTGGAGGTGAAACATCTCTACATGGGACCTATGCTACCACGCAAAGCAACGTCAACAGGCATGAAGTTTATCGTCACATTTCAAAAGACATGCTTTAGTAGGAAAAAACTATCACAAGTACTCAGTATGAAATTAACAGGACTATGTAGTTTACTGTTGAAAATAAAGAGATGGAgtcatgtataaaaaaataatgtttgttGTGTTTACACATTTTTTAGATGAATGAAACAAATGAAGGAGTACTGTGAATGGGACTTTCTACCATACCTGTCTGAAGCTCTGCAGGTTGTGCTCTGCTTCCTCTTTCTGGATCATCTCATCTTGGAGCCTGAGAATAGCATTGGAGTGTATTATATAATGCATTTCAATTGCCACACCCACATTTGGCGAGGAAGTCCTGGAGTATGGAAGGCTGTGGTGCTACTCTTGAGGTCGACTGTAATATCACCATAACATCTAGAGTCTTTTATCTGAGTTTACTTTCACCAATAACTTACTCTTTGCAGTCGGCTACAACATTATATACCTTCTTTGCCATATTATCTGAAGTACAAGAAAGGAAAATCGTTCCCCTTTCTTTAAAAACCGCTAAAATAGTCTAATAGAAAGTTACAATTGAAAGAATGAGTTCATTTAAGTATTTCGTGATTGCATAATATGTTCAGTGCAAAACTGTATCCAGGCCTTGAACAAAACAGCTAAAGCTATGACAGTGAAGAGCGCTTAAAAGCCTGTAATCTGCGTGTAGTTCTGGGGCTGTGGACTAATGGCATTACAAAGAACTAAAGAATGCATGGGCCGTTGCCAAGAGAAACATTTGGGGGAATTAATGCATGTATTCCAACAAAGGTCTGGAGGAACAAACTGAAAAGGGACGTGTAGTGCATTAATAGCTCATATAGTGCttcagagatgggggggggggacatttagaaaattaaatacagtcgTTGCCTacttctctctgagcctctcgaTGTCCTCTCCCATGTTGTCCCGGTCCACTTCGACATGGGCTTTCTCATTGGTGAGCTGGTCCACCTGCCTCCGCAGATCCCTCATCTCATCTTCGTACAGATCCCCGATACGGGACGCGCCTTTGCCCTTTAGCTGCTCCAGCTCGGCTAACAGGATCTTGTTTTGCTGCTCCAGAAAGCGCACTTTGTCGATGTAGCTGGCGAACCTGTCATTGAGGTGCTGCATCTCCGCCTTCTCGTTGGTCCGGTTGGCTTTGAACTCCGAGTTGATGGCATCGGACAGCGCGAAGTCCACCGTATCCGACGAGAGCCGGGGCATCGGGGCGCTGCTGCGAAGTCGGACATTCTTGGAGGCGTAAATGCTCGGCGGAGCGGAGGAGACGCTGTAGGACATCCGAGAGGAGCGCACCGGGCTCGAGTACTGGCGGCTAGACAAGGTGGACCGAGCCATCCCGACACTGGGCCGTCCTTCGCCGCCGAACATCCTCTTGTAAGAGGATGAAGAGGTGGTTTGCCTGTTGGTTGTCCGGTTCATATTGTAATCCTTTGGTCCCTAAGGTTTCTTCTTTCTTCAAAAAGCAGTGTAAATGCCTTCTCTCAAATTGGACTTCCACTTCAGTGTGTGATGAAACCTCTGAACAGTACTACCCCAGCGAGAACTCTGCAGTTGACCAATGTCGGATTTTATAGTCCACTCCTTTATGCAAATCACATGTGGGTGTGATTGACGAAGGCCGGAACCTACCAGTGAAAACACTGGTATGCGCGCTCATGGCATTAGGCCATTCTTCTATTGTCCGGTAGAGCCTTTTGTTCGGAGGTTGTTTTTTCCCAGTTGCCATTTGGCAAAAGCCAGGACACATCCACAGAGACACAAAAAGTGTTTACTGATGGACCTTACTGTTTTAAATATAGCCTATAGGAGACTTCGCATGTAAGGGTGTGCCGTCGTGACATCCTTTTAAGCATCCTTTTACGGATATTTTTATCTTCTGGTACAACATTTCTTTCAAAAACTGATATTGGTCACATCCTTAACTTAATCATTACAGGGcccataataaaaaaataatttgcaTGGGATTGCCAAGAATACAGAATTATGCAGCCTAAATAAATAATTTACGGAACTATGTGATTTGGCTTTTCTTCTACATTTGATATGTATCATTAGGCTAACCACCAACATGTATCCAACATGAGAGTCAAGGTTGATAAAGAACTGAATGGCACTCATTATTCAGATCAAAGTTGACTCCCCCTTCCCCCACCCCATTTTATATGTGTTGCTATGGGAATGTGCATATTTACCTCACAGACTTGACCCTTCCCTCTGGAGGGTTTTATAAGTGCACACACACTATAGCCTGCATCTCATCTTAATTTCTTTGTGTTGGGGGAAAAGGTTTAGGTTTCGTATTGCAACATTCCCTCTTGACATGAAAACTATTCAAGCTGACTGTTTCCTTATATAGCATGTGTCTATTTTAGCAAGGTAGAAAAGTATTTCAGGCAGGTTTTAGGATATAAtgtagacttaattataataaaatacaatagaacagaatataatagaaaatCACAAATTTTTAACTAATGACATTACAGTGTATTACATATTTATAAACCGCATGTCGCCTAATATAATTAACAGGCCAACTAGCTACAGTCTTTACAGATAATGTCTATGCAAATTCCAAAGTTCGCAATTAAGTGCGCCTGCGGAACCTTAATATCCGGAACCTTTCTTTTAGTACTCTACTCTGATCGGAAACGCACCAGTAATGCTTGTTTACAATGTGTATGCTGTTAAACCTAGATAGCTCAACTTAGGGACCAAACATGGAAAACCTCAGAGTACTAGAATTGTACAGCGGGATCGGAGGAATGCATTATGCATTAACAGGTAACGTTATGTGAAATATGTAACTGTTAGCTCGTCACTTGTGAGTCTGACTTTCTTTTTGTGTCCAAGCATGCTATAAAATGGCTAGCCGCGTCCGCTAACGGTAGCAAGTAAATTGTTTTCTTACTGttgatagctagctagcgttatCTTGTTCTTAATTGGAGAGCAAATACTAAGTTATTGTTTGCAAAGATGACTGGAAATTGATTTGCAGCTAGCTTCTAGCCTAGTAAATCTCGCTAATTTACCCCAACTTTCGCTCATGCTCAATTAACCAAGGTTAATAGCACCTGTCCAGCCAACTAACCCTTTTTAATTCCAATAAAGCACATTTTTCTTGAAGTGTGCACTCGTTCACTACTCCCCACAAATcttaaagcattggattggtggaggcaTAGTGGACTAAACTCCACTCAATGGTGAAAGAAGTTTCAACTGTGGAGTTTATTTCGTTAGTGGAAGCATGGCTAGCGGGAATGTCTACTATATTTCttataccagtcatttcctttcaatTTAGTGAAAGGAAGTGAACGAGTGTACGCTTTGCTCAGGCAGTGACGTTCATTTGGAATTTGAAGGTTGACGCAGCCTGTCATGCTTTGACTTTCAACAGGTGTCACTGTCGGTATTCATAAAGTCTATGGGACAATACCTGTTGATCATTAGATTACCAGGCTCATCAGCAAACCACTAGGTGTTAGTGCCTACTGTTGTAAATTAGCTGTCCCAtctttttattttgttatttttatttaacctttatttaactagacaagtcagttttTCATGTTGATTTACACTCCTGTTTCTTTCGCTGTGCAGAGAGTGGTGTGGCAGCAAAGGTGGTAGCTGCAGTGGATGTGAACACCACAGCCAATGAGATCTACAAACACAACTTCCCCAACACTCCTTTACTTCCCAAGACCATAGAGGTGAGCACTCTTAGACCTGTCATTGAGGTCCCGGGTTCACAAGAGTTGCCATACTGCATTCTTAACCAACAGGCTACACTTCTGGGGCACACTTTACCAAAGGAAATAAACAATTTAACTGAAATTGTCAGCTCATGTTAAGTCACATACACCTTCACTTTGAGAGACATTCAAAGTGTCAAGGTTAAAATTAAAGGATATGAAAATTCTTACTAAAGTCTCTCAATCAAACAGCGATTTTAGGTTAAAGAGATTATCTGCTacatttgtatactttttagccaatAGATCTGAAAGTAGCCTcatgagccaaaagtggtccctgaaTATTGTGTACTACTTCACATATGTGCACCACATCAATacactctctcgctcactctgcTGTGTGCATCTTGCTAGTGGTCACTCAAATGGTGAGGGGCTGATGTTCGTTGGCTAGAATttgaattgctagggggctggcccacatGGGGGAAAATGTAGGGTTGTCTGCTCTGTCAGCATCCAGTCAGTCATGATGCACAACTTGCACTGTCTTCCTAATAATATAGAATAGTCAAGCAGTTATAGGTCTATGTGTCACTCTCTTCAAATTAGCCCAGAcaaaatgtagggaaaatggcacagcttccagaaaagcagtcactttcaaactagggatttcgtggctaattagggcaagacagtaattctgctcataaaTTATGAACTACACTTTGACCtatccagcccaaagcgggaggtttaaaaaaacaCTTAGTAGTCGCCAAAGTTCCAGAACATTTCTTTAAAGCTGTAACCTTCTAAATGTTGTCTTCGTTTCAACAGGAAGCACTTTGCTGACATGTGTAGATAATTCAGTCATTTCGCTGTTACTATTCTTAGATGAGTTTAAGTGATCTTTGACCTGGATAATAGAAACCAACATGGAATTCTTGTCAATTAGTCTAGTCCTTATACAAGAGTAGCTGTTATTGACACAAGATTGTTAATTTGGATAAATATGCTTTATTAATAGTGGGGGCGTACCACAAAATGAATGCCTTTCATGTCCATtttatattttaagtagaaattgtgcacaaatattgcattttaaaagcctgttatattaaatgaagtgccctttttAATATAGACCATATGGCTAATTCAATCAGATTGTTATTATAAATATAGACTTACTAAAGTGTCAAAATTccgcattttgacatgtccctctctGCACCCTCTGTTACTACTAGGAAGATTTGAACCCACTTAACCCTAACAATTCTCCATGTGTTCAACATCATTGTAAAGCTGtggttattttgttgttttgacaGTCATTTATGAAGATTCTTAtttaggctatttcatgtgattagCCTACTGATTCATTTACTTCTGTCCCTAATTTTAAGGCAAACCCTATGAACGGAACTCTCTTTTTAACATGGAAACTATtccttaaaaaataaaatgacgaAGAAACATTGATCATCTAATACTCGAATCACAGTGTAAAAGCTGGTTCTGTTCTTTTTGGCCATTTGCTGTTTTGTACTGGAAAACCCAGCGGATCGAGCATAACACATAAACCATGTTGTGCATAGATACaagctagaaatgttttaacaattacatttctctgtgaagcttgcattcaattccTGCCCAAccttccatttcccctgtcacaaggggatttatggctgatttatgAGGATATCGTCAACCTtattactttatttggcacttagtATAGTCAttctttatttaacctcttgagatgggaaaacatgtgttttattcaattaaacgtgctctttatgacagaatgtaaaAACTAATGTGAAATCCAAAGTTTTTTCAAAATGTCTGAAAAGTCACTGACTTGGTGGAAGACCCATTGAGAGAGGGCCTACTCCTTTAGTGTTGCATAGTCTAGGAtgtatttgtttgtttatctTTTCCCCACATAATCCCATGACTTGTGTTTTAATAGGCTGTTTGAGGTCATTTAGTAACTGAGGAGCAGTTAAGTGAGGGGTAAAGGTTGTGTGCTCTGTCAGCATCCAGTCAGACATGATGCACAACTTGCACTGTGTTCTTAACAGGATAGAATATTCATGCTGTTATAGGTCTATGCGTCACTCTTCAAACTAGCCCAGAGTTTGGTAacggagatttttttttttttttttttttttttttaaaatatataccaaacaaaaaacattgattttaaagtttaacaaaccatagaactctatgcacaattactatttttaacacattttaccaaaacacattttaattacatttttatatatatatttttttatatacactaccgttcaaaagtttagggtcacttagaaatgtccttgttttttaaagaaactgtctctaaccagaatagaaagaggagtgggaggcccctgtgcacaactgagtaagaggacaCAAACATTataatgtctagtttgagaaacagacgcctcataagtcctcaactggcagattcattaaatactacccacaaaacacaagtctcaacgTCAATGGTGAacaggcgactctgggatgctggcgtTCTAGGCAGAgattctctgtccagtgtctgtgttcttttgcccatcttaatcttttatttttattggccagcctGAGATATTACCTTttgtctttgcaactctgcctagaaggcaagcatcctggagtcgcctcttctctgttgacgttgagactggtctTTTGTGGGtactcaactggtctaaagaaggacggtttattgcttttttaatcaggacaacagttttcagctgtggtaacataattgcaaaagggttttctaatgatcaattagcctttttaaaatgataaacttggattatctaatacaacgtgccattgaaacacaggagtgatggttgctgataattggcctctgtacgcctatgtagatattccattaaaagccagctgtttccagctacaatgttaatgttgtaaatgactaatgtgtacactgtatttctgatcaatttgatgttattttaatggacaaaaaaatcgCTTTccccaaaaacaaggacatttctaagtgaccccaaacgtgtgtgtgtgtgtgtgtgtgtgtgtgtgtgtgtgtgtgtgtgtgtgtgtgtgtgtgtgtgtgtgtgtgtgtgtgtgtgtgtgtgtgtgtgtgtgtgtgtgtgtgtgtgtgtgtgtgtgtgctataggactcccaatcacggccagttgtgatacagcctggatttacaGGAAGAAATGTGCAGATACAAAGTTTGGAAACAGAATAACATTTAAAGAGATTTtaccgtaattctgttaccaaactttgcatctgcatttTCTGTGTACAGTTTCAAAGTAGGCACAGTCAttttgcatagagttgtatggtttgttaatcAATATTTTTTGTTTGGCATGCATGCTTTTAAAGTGACTAGACCTGCTTCCCTTTCTGTAGAATTGCCCAGAAGTAAATGGAAATGATGTTATTGTAGTGTCTTAAATCCAGGGACATAACCTTACCTGAAGGCAATATAAAGGCTCATAAGCCTGAATGCTTATAACACATTACACAGCAGTATACCTGCAGGCTTTTAGTATGATGTTACCAAATATTTTATTGGTTGTAAAAATAGAGATTCATGTTATGTGCATACCACTGAGAGTTAATGGTTACACACAGACTTACACTGAGTAggtttccatgacatagactgaccagataacagctgtGATCCCTTAGTgatgtcacttcaatcagtgtagattaaggggaggagaACGGTTAAatatggatttttttgttgttgccttgagacaattgagacatggattgtgtatgtgtcctTTGCAGatgttgaatgggcaagacaaagatttaacataagtgcctttgaatgggttatggttgtaggtgccaggcgcaccagtttgtcaagaactgcaaagctgctgggtttttcacgctcaatatttgtgtatcaagaatggtccaccagccaaacttggtacaactgtgggaagcgttggagtcaacatgggccggcatccctgtggaaagctttcaaaaccttatagagtccatgccctgatgaattgagggtgttctgagggcaaaaggggggcgcaactcaatattaggacggtgttcttaatgttttatacatacatacatacatacatacagttgaagtcggaagtttacatacacttaggttggagtcattaaaacttgtttttcaaccactccacaaacttcttgttaacaaactatagttttggcaagtcggttaggacatctagtttgtgcatgacacaagtaatttttccaacaattgtttacagacagattatttcacttataattcactgtatcacaattccagtgggtcagaagtttacatacactaagttgactttgcctttaatcagcttggaaaattccagaaaattatatggctttagaagcttctgataggctaattgacatcatttgagtcaattggaggtctacctatggattcaaggcctaccttcacctcaggaaagaaaattgtagacctccacaagtctggttcatccttgtgagcaatttccaaatgcctgaaggtaccacgttcatctgtacaaacaatagtacgcaagtataaacaccatgggaccacgcagccgtcataccgctcaggaaggagacgcgttctgtctcctagagatgaacgtacttgggtgcgaaaagtgcaaatcaatcccagaacaacagcaaaggaccttgagaagatgctggaggaaacgggtataaaagtatctatatccacagtaaaacaagtcctatatcgacataacctgaaaggccgctcagaaaggaagaagccactgctccaaaactggcataaaaaaagccagactacagtttgcaactgcacatggggacaaagattagtacttttggagaaatgtcctcttgtgtgatgaaacaaaaataggactgtttggccataataaccattgttatgtttagagaaaaaagggggatgcttgcaagccaaagaacaccatcccaacgttAAGCAcacgggtggcagcatcatgttgtgggcgtGCTTTGCCATGGTGCACACCATCATGACCTCAAATGGGTCCCTATAGGAGGAACATTTGTgggaactgaaaaagtgtgcgtgagcaaggaggccaacaaacctgctgcaggagggactggtgcacttcacaaaatagatggcatcatgagagggGAAATTATTTGCATTTTTTATTGTCataaaatgggtcttccaaatggacaatgacccccaagcatacttccccTGTttgaagttgtggcaaaatggcaacaAAGTCAAacagacctgcacaaggctgggatgggacctgcacaaggctgggatgggctacaggacaacaggcaagcagcttggtgagaagacaataactgttggcgcaattattagaaaatggaagaagttcaggTTGACCGtctgcccagcaacagccccaaaacatcactgctctagaggagatctgcatgtaggaatgggccaaaataccagcaacagtatgtgaaaaccttgtgaagacttacagaaaacgtttaacctctgtcattgccaacaaagggtatataacaaagtattgagataaacttttgttattgaccaaatacttattttccaccataatttgtaaataaataaattaaaaatcctacaatgtgatttttctggattttttttctcattttgtctgtcatagttgaagtgtacctatgatgaaaattacaggcctctcttctttttaagtgggagaacttgcacaattggtggctgactaaacttttatatatatatatatatatatatttgctttCATAATCAGTCTTATATACAGTAGCAATGGCTTACATAGAAAGCTGTCAATCAGTCATAATTCCATAGCACAATCACAGCTTTGAGTATAAGATGaaatgcttttttatttttttaatcaattaaaaCAAAAATTGTATCTGTCATTTTGTGTAGCTTCAAAGTATTTTTGTTTTGGTTTCAGGGAATGACATTGGATGATTTCAACAAACTGTCGTTTGATATGATCTTGATGAGCCCTCCATGCCAACCTTTCACTAggtatgtgcgcgtgtgtgtgtgtgtgtgtgtgtgtgtgtgtgtccctaagACCTGGTGTTAACATTTACAGATAATCTCTGTTAGTTCATAGATGTGTTGATGAAGGGACACTGCAATCGTCTTCCTCTCTGTAGGATTGGGTTACAAGGTGACATATCGGACCCCAGAACCAAGAGCTTTCTCTACATCCTCGACCTTCTACCAAGGTTAGACACATACATTTACACTCCCTATTCATCTTTCCACTTGGTCACTCTTTCCAAGGCCTTGTTTGTTTTATAGGTAGCCAATAGGCCTACTCTGTTTTGTACTATTTCTAGCCATAGGATTGAAGTTCATTCATTCTTTTCCTCTACTGTAGTTACTCAGTTTCCCCTCTTTGTTGCCTAGCTAGTAGCTATTTCTGGAGTCATTAATTCAGTTCCTGGCCTCTGAAACCATTGTTCGACACCATCGTGACCATGTCATTTTCTTACTCATTACATTCTGTTCATAGATAGACTGATGTAATAATATCCTGTTGCATATTGCACATTCAGAGTGTAATAATATTAGCATCCATATGAATTCACCTCTCTGAATTATGTCTTTATTTTAATGAATAAATACATGCTGTGGGGTTTGACCCTCATCTTTCCCTGTAGGCTCACCAAGTTGCCACGCTTCATTCTGCTGGAGAACGTGAAAGGCTTTGAGACGTCCTCCGCCAGGTAACCATAGAGACGGGAGTCCCCTGCTCTGGAAGGTCGCCATGGTTACCCTGTTGGTGGCCAATGGGGTCCCGGGACAGGCTGTGTGTTTAGCCTTTCTCTGTCGCTGTGGATCAGATCAGTGTACAAAACTTTCTCTGAGCACCAGAGAGCCCACTTCTCTACTAAGTCCTGTAGGCCTATACATTTTTCAGCTAAATGCTATTTTTTCGATTTTGGGGGGCACATAATTTCTCTAGAGCCCCTTTACTTTTCAACtgtcatgtacagtgcatttacTACagtcttgtaaaaaaaaaaacatgatcttACGTTGTCTGTGAGATGGCAGAAGATATGCCAAGAGTGATGTCTGAATAGTTTTTTTCTACTCTGCCTAGAGACTCTTTGGTGAAAATGCTAAAGGAATGTGGATACAACTATCAGGAGCTCATGGTTTCTCCTACATGTGTAAGACATCACCTTTCTTTACATTTGCTTATATTGAAATGATGAGCAGCATAGTGAGCTTACACATCTTCATTCTGTCTATCTCTGTTCACAGCTGGGGATGCCCAACTCCAGACTCCGGTATTTCATGATTGCCAAAGCACCACCAGGATCTTTCTCCTTCCACACCACTTCAGAGGTGGGGCTCGGGCACCTTAACATCAATCTGTATTATGTTATGGATAGGATGTACCTAACTACATGTACTGATGTCTACTTTGCATTCCTGAAAGACAGTAGCTCCATACACTTTTGGGCAACATTGTCTTCATATACATTTTGTAGACAACATCCTGGTTTTATGTCTTTCTCACCACCAAGTAAATAATGTGAGGTAAACTTATTTCCTCCCATGACCAGATCCAGGAAGGTTTCCCGCAACCCGCAGACAAGGTCTTATTAGAGCCCAGTTCTCTAATCTCACCTAGTCCTACTTCAACCGCCTACCAAGAGGAAGATCACAAGGAAGATGAAGGTGGTATCCTGTACAAGCTGGAGCGGGCTCAGGATGCTGAGAGGAAGATCAGTCAGAACAGAGACCAGTCCCTCAGACAGATCAGTGTCTACCTGGAGGaccagggagaaggggagatggagcAGTACCTCCTTCCCACGAAGACCTTGCTGCGCTACGCTCTGCTCATGGATATAGTCAGGCCCACCTGCAGGAGATCTGTCTGCTTCACCAAAGGGTATGGCATTAAGCTGCGCTGGAGCATAGacacagtagttttttttttcctGGATCAAAAAGGGCTTTAAGTGGTAAGCCTGTCGGTGCAGCTGAATTTCAGAGAATGTTTTAGAGGCCCCCATCTTGGCGGTGTAGTGACTTTTAGGAATTTGTAAGCTTAATTTCctgcatttgaaaacatttctccATAGAGCTGAGAGACACTTTTTTTCAGCTTTTAAAGGAATTTCCTGCAATTCGACAGTCTGCTatggagctgagagaaaatgttgcagttttaaaggtaGACTTgacgtagatgcagaaagtaaacaacGTAATGGGTCAATTTCTGCAACAACAACAGAGCGTTGTGCGAGGCTCAACTTCTCCGGTTTTGGTCTCGTGGCTCCCGCTCTGTAAGTGTGAAGCGAACCCGTACACATAAATCTCGCTCTACAGTGCTGCTTGTGGCAATGTTATTTCGCTGAGTCTACcgctaaagctaatttcctgcagttctatgcattttgccatggctaatgctgtgtaCATTTGCTCAAACTTAACAAAATCCATACTGCTAAATTCATTGTTCTGGGAAATTtcaattctccctgactgtctagcttttatttagGTAATTGTTCATTTTCAAAGATTATATTATATAAAATATTCAGGTTCATTATCTTCTACATACTTCatatctggttttagtcattttaaatttACACTGAAAGCGTTTATCCATCCCCATTATTCTAATAacatttaattaaaaaatatatatatacagtgccttcggaaagtattcagaccctttgcgtttttccacattttgttacgttacagccttattgtaaaatgtattaaataaatacttatcctcagcaatctacacacaataacacataatgacaaagcaaaaaagttTTTTGtaaaccgatcgaacatctctggagagacctgaaaatagctgtgcagcaacaacTCCTCATCATACTGTACCTGACACAGCTTGAGAGGACctacagagaggaatgggagaaactccccaaatacaggtgtgccaagcttgtagcgtcatagaccaagaagactcgaggctgtaatcactgcctacGGTGCATCaactaagtactgagtaaaccgtctgaatacttatgtaaatgtcatttcCGTTTTTAATTTTGAATAAattaacacattttttaaaaaaaatgtttttgctttttttatggggtattaactttagaataaggctgtaacctaacaatgtggaaaagtcaaggggtctgaatactttccgaaggcactgaatatatttatttcacacTGTTTGCACTTTGGCGACCCGAAAAAAACACTAGGCGGCCCGCCGAAAGATTTCAGTGGCAGAAAAACAGTGTAGAGTAGCACAGCTTTACATCATATTCTCACTTAATCTAGCCTGGGATAACATGCATTTTACCCTACATGTTTTCCATGTGTTGGTATCATTCTTGTGTAAACTTTAGTATTTGCTGATTTTTGTGTCCCCTATTTTTCCACAGCTATGGACACTACGTTGAGGGAACAGGCTCTGTGCTTCAGTCCTGTATGGAAACCGATGTAGGTTTTTGACCTTACAACCTTACACAAGCCACACGTGTCTTCTAATAGATCACTTAGCCAGCTTATGGATACGTCCACCATCGCAATGTCTAGTAGGTCTTAGACCTGCCTAGCTGCTCCATTACCTCTCTCAATGTGTAGATTTTAATGTGACAGGAAGCAGAAGTGAGCAGGGTGTTGCATGTGCCTAGGAGAACAGGGTGAGCTCTGCCCTGACAGATAT carries:
- the trdmt1 gene encoding tRNA (cytosine(38)-C(5))-methyltransferase, with translation MENLRVLELYSGIGGMHYALTESGVAAKVVAAVDVNTTANEIYKHNFPNTPLLPKTIEGMTLDDFNKLSFDMILMSPPCQPFTRIGLQGDISDPRTKSFLYILDLLPRLTKLPRFILLENVKGFETSSARDSLVKMLKECGYNYQELMVSPTCLGMPNSRLRYFMIAKAPPGSFSFHTTSEIQEGFPQPADKVLLEPSSLISPSPTSTAYQEEDHKEDEGGILYKLERAQDAERKISQNRDQSLRQISVYLEDQGEGEMEQYLLPTKTLLRYALLMDIVRPTCRRSVCFTKGYGHYVEGTGSVLQSCMETDMEAAFKSPERLSDEEKLNQLSRLKLRYFSPREIANLMGFPKHFTVPKNISTKQQYRVLGNSLNVHVVARLIELLVS